A section of the Mycolicibacterium anyangense genome encodes:
- a CDS encoding carboxymuconolactone decarboxylase family protein, producing the protein MAERIPPGGRRELGVLNWAIARAGARSIRAPRMHLFDVLGQHRLLFLSFLPYSGVLLNWGKLSKQDKELVILRVGQLRNSEYELQQHRRLARSRGLDAALQAKIFAGPDAEGLTDRQRVLLRGVDEFVLNRDISDGTYADLARHLNRQQVIEFCALAGHYDAIAGILATLRVPMDFPD; encoded by the coding sequence ATGGCAGAACGCATTCCGCCTGGCGGCCGCCGCGAACTCGGCGTGCTCAACTGGGCTATCGCGCGGGCCGGAGCGAGATCGATCAGGGCACCGCGGATGCATCTGTTCGACGTGCTCGGCCAGCACCGGCTGCTGTTCTTGTCGTTCCTGCCCTACTCGGGTGTACTACTGAACTGGGGCAAGCTGTCCAAACAGGACAAGGAGCTGGTGATCCTGCGGGTGGGGCAGCTACGCAATTCCGAATACGAACTACAGCAGCACCGCCGGCTCGCCCGTTCCCGCGGCCTCGATGCGGCGCTGCAGGCCAAGATCTTTGCCGGCCCAGACGCCGAAGGCCTCACCGACCGCCAGCGGGTACTGCTGCGGGGGGTCGACGAGTTCGTGCTGAACCGGGACATCAGCGACGGCACCTACGCCGATCTCGCCCGGCATCTGAATCGGCAGCAGGTCATCGAATTCTGCGCCTTGGCAGGCCATTACGACGCGATCGCGGGGATCCTGGCCACCCTGCGCGTCCCGATGGACTTCCCGGACTAG
- a CDS encoding cyclopropane mycolic acid synthase family methyltransferase has translation MANVDADLTPYYEESQSIYDVSDDFFALFLGTTMGYTCGYYEREDMTLDESQTAKFDLALGKLDLRPGMTLLDVGCGWGGALELAVQKYDVNVIGITLSKNQSEYARKRLARLDTTRSIEVRLQGWEEFDEPVDRIVSIGAFEAFKVERYPLFFDKAYSLLPDDGRMLLHTILAHTQKFFRDNGIKVTISDLKFMQFIEAEIFPGGRLPAVEDIEELAANSGFTLERIHLLREHYARTLDMWAANLLANRAEAIAITSPEIYDRYMKYLTGCADFFRRGITNIGQFTLVKG, from the coding sequence ATGGCGAACGTGGATGCCGACCTGACTCCGTACTACGAGGAGTCACAGTCGATCTACGACGTGTCCGATGACTTCTTTGCGCTCTTCCTGGGCACCACCATGGGGTACACCTGCGGTTACTACGAACGCGAGGACATGACCCTTGACGAGTCGCAGACCGCCAAGTTCGACCTGGCGCTGGGCAAGCTCGATCTGCGGCCCGGGATGACCCTGCTCGACGTCGGATGCGGCTGGGGCGGCGCGCTGGAATTGGCCGTCCAGAAGTACGACGTGAACGTCATCGGCATCACCCTGAGCAAAAACCAGTCGGAGTACGCCCGCAAACGTCTGGCCCGGCTGGACACCACCCGCTCGATCGAGGTTCGCCTGCAGGGCTGGGAGGAATTCGACGAGCCGGTGGACCGGATCGTCAGCATCGGCGCCTTCGAGGCCTTCAAGGTCGAGCGCTACCCGCTGTTCTTCGACAAGGCCTACAGCCTGCTGCCCGATGACGGCCGGATGTTGCTGCACACCATCCTGGCGCACACCCAGAAGTTCTTCCGCGACAACGGAATCAAGGTCACCATCAGCGACCTGAAGTTCATGCAGTTCATCGAAGCCGAGATCTTCCCGGGCGGCCGGCTGCCCGCCGTCGAGGACATCGAAGAACTCGCCGCCAACTCCGGCTTCACCCTCGAGCGCATCCACCTGCTGCGCGAGCACTACGCGCGCACCCTGGACATGTGGGCGGCCAACCTGTTGGCCAACCGCGCCGAGGCGATCGCCATCACCTCCCCGGAGATCTACGACCGCTACATGAAGTACCTGACCGGCTGTGCGGACTTCTTCCGCCGCGGCATCACCAACATCGGTCAGTTCACCCTGGTCAAGGGCTGA
- the lpdA gene encoding dihydrolipoyl dehydrogenase, with product MTHFDVVVLGAGPGGYVAAIRAAQLGLNTAIVEPKYWGGVCLNVGCIPSKALLRNAELAHIFTKEAKTFGITGEATFDYGAAFDRSRKVAEGRVAGVHFLMKKNKITEIHGYGTFTDANTLSVKLNEGGTETVTFDNAIIATGSSTRLVPGTSLSKNVVTYEEQILSRELPKSIVIAGAGAIGMEFAYVMKNYGVDVTIVEFLPRALPNEDAEVSKEIEKQYKKLGVKILTGTKVESITDDGSTVTVVVSKDGKTEEIKTEKVLQAIGFAPNVEGYGLEATGVALTDRKAIAIDDYMRTNVPHIYAIGDVTSKLQLAHVAEAMGVVAAETIAGAETLALGDYRMMPRATFCQPQVASFGLTEQQARDEGYDVKVAKFPFTANGKAHGLADPTGFVKVIADAKYGELLGAHLIGPDVSELLPELTLAQKWDLTVNELTRNVHTHPTLSEALQECFHGLAGHMINF from the coding sequence GTGACCCACTTTGACGTCGTCGTTCTCGGAGCCGGACCCGGTGGATACGTCGCGGCGATCCGCGCTGCCCAACTCGGGTTGAACACTGCCATCGTCGAGCCCAAGTACTGGGGCGGCGTGTGCCTCAACGTGGGCTGTATCCCCTCGAAGGCCCTGCTGCGCAATGCGGAGCTGGCCCACATCTTCACCAAGGAAGCCAAGACGTTCGGCATCACCGGTGAGGCCACGTTCGACTACGGTGCCGCGTTCGATCGCAGCCGCAAGGTCGCCGAGGGCCGGGTGGCCGGTGTGCACTTCTTGATGAAGAAGAACAAGATCACCGAAATCCACGGCTATGGCACCTTCACCGACGCCAACACTCTTTCGGTGAAGCTCAACGAGGGCGGGACCGAGACCGTCACCTTCGACAACGCCATCATCGCCACCGGCAGCAGCACCCGGCTGGTGCCCGGCACGTCGCTGTCGAAGAACGTCGTCACCTACGAAGAGCAGATCCTCTCGCGCGAGCTGCCCAAGTCCATCGTCATCGCCGGCGCCGGGGCGATCGGCATGGAGTTCGCCTACGTGATGAAGAACTACGGCGTGGACGTCACCATCGTCGAGTTCCTGCCCCGCGCCCTGCCCAACGAGGACGCCGAGGTCTCCAAGGAGATCGAAAAGCAGTACAAGAAGCTCGGGGTCAAGATCCTCACCGGCACCAAGGTCGAGTCCATCACCGATGACGGCTCGACGGTGACCGTCGTGGTCAGCAAGGACGGCAAGACCGAGGAGATCAAGACCGAAAAGGTGTTGCAGGCCATCGGTTTTGCCCCCAACGTCGAGGGCTACGGACTCGAGGCGACCGGTGTCGCCCTGACCGACCGCAAGGCCATCGCCATCGACGACTACATGCGTACCAACGTGCCGCACATCTACGCCATCGGTGACGTCACCAGCAAGCTGCAGCTCGCCCACGTTGCCGAGGCCATGGGTGTGGTCGCCGCCGAGACCATCGCCGGAGCCGAGACACTGGCCCTCGGTGACTACCGGATGATGCCGCGCGCCACCTTCTGCCAGCCGCAGGTGGCCAGCTTCGGCCTCACCGAGCAGCAGGCCCGTGACGAGGGCTACGACGTCAAGGTCGCCAAGTTCCCGTTCACCGCCAATGGCAAGGCTCACGGCCTGGCCGACCCCACCGGCTTCGTCAAGGTCATCGCCGACGCCAAGTACGGTGAACTGCTCGGCGCCCACCTCATCGGACCCGACGTCTCGGAGTTGCTGCCCGAACTCACACTGGCGCAGAAGTGGGACCTGACGGTCAACGAGCTGACCCGCAATGTGCACACCCACCCGACGCTGTCGGAGGCGCTCCAGGAATGCTTCCACGGCCTCGCCGGACACATGATCAACTTTTGA
- a CDS encoding DUF445 domain-containing protein, whose product MPTAVVRAGASIAESFAGADPEADAERRRSLRRMKAVALSFLLGATVLFLGCRWGQAQGGPAWIGYVGAAAEAGMVGALADWFAVTALFRHPLGLKIPHTAIIKRKKDQLGEGLGTFVRENFLSAPVVETKLRDAQIAGRLGKWLSEPVHADRVAGEAATVLRVVVELLNDDDIQQVIDRTIVKRLAEPQWGPPVGRVLSQLLAENRQEALVQLLCDRAFEWALNAGETIERVITRDSPSWSPRFVDQLVGDRIHRELMDFTDKVRRNPNHELRLSATRFLFEFADDLQNDEATIARAEAVKEQLMARDEVTRAAETAWKTLKRLVLDGVDDPSSALRTRIADSVVRIGESVRDDAELRDKVDNWIVRGAQHLVGQYGAEITTIITDTIERWDAEEASRRIELHVGRDLQFIRINGTVVGALAGLVIYTVAQFIF is encoded by the coding sequence TTGCCGACGGCTGTAGTGCGCGCCGGGGCGTCTATCGCGGAGTCCTTCGCCGGCGCGGACCCCGAGGCCGACGCCGAGCGGCGTCGGTCGCTGCGCCGGATGAAGGCAGTGGCGCTGAGCTTCCTGCTCGGCGCGACGGTGCTGTTCCTGGGCTGCCGCTGGGGTCAGGCCCAGGGCGGGCCGGCCTGGATCGGCTACGTGGGTGCGGCGGCCGAGGCCGGTATGGTCGGCGCGTTGGCCGACTGGTTCGCCGTCACCGCACTGTTCCGCCACCCGCTGGGCCTGAAGATCCCCCATACCGCGATCATCAAGCGCAAGAAGGATCAACTGGGCGAGGGCCTGGGCACCTTCGTGCGGGAGAACTTCCTGTCCGCACCGGTGGTCGAGACCAAGCTGCGTGACGCCCAGATCGCCGGCCGGCTGGGCAAGTGGCTGTCGGAACCGGTGCACGCCGACCGGGTGGCCGGTGAGGCGGCCACCGTGCTGCGCGTGGTGGTGGAACTGCTCAACGACGACGACATCCAGCAGGTGATCGACCGCACGATCGTCAAGCGGCTGGCCGAACCGCAGTGGGGGCCTCCCGTCGGTCGGGTGCTGAGCCAGCTGCTTGCCGAGAACCGTCAGGAAGCACTGGTACAGCTGTTGTGTGACAGGGCATTTGAATGGGCCCTGAACGCAGGCGAGACCATCGAGCGGGTGATCACCCGCGATTCGCCGAGTTGGTCGCCGCGCTTCGTCGACCAGCTGGTAGGAGATCGCATCCACCGCGAGCTGATGGACTTCACCGACAAGGTGCGCCGCAACCCGAATCATGAACTGCGCCTTTCGGCTACGCGTTTCCTCTTCGAATTCGCCGACGACCTGCAGAACGACGAGGCCACTATCGCGCGGGCCGAAGCGGTCAAAGAACAGCTGATGGCCCGCGACGAGGTGACCCGCGCGGCTGAGACGGCGTGGAAGACGTTGAAGCGCTTGGTGCTTGACGGTGTGGATGACCCGTCGAGCGCGCTGCGTACCCGTATCGCCGACTCCGTCGTGCGGATCGGAGAGTCGGTGCGCGACGACGCCGAGCTACGCGACAAGGTCGACAACTGGATCGTGCGCGGGGCCCAGCACCTGGTCGGTCAGTACGGTGCGGAGATCACCACGATCATCACCGACACCATCGAGCGCTGGGACGCCGAAGAGGCCAGCCGACGCATCGAATTGCACGTCGGCCGCGACCTGCAGTTCATTCGGATCAACGGCACCGTGGTGGGTGCTCTGGCCGGCCTGGTGATCTACACAGTGGCGCAATTCATATTCTGA
- a CDS encoding putative holin, giving the protein MIPLPRAWLLTSALLVGCVTGLIAAVVTTVLVKAPIRPDLVVALVIGVPGAIGMLTILLSGRRWLTTVGAFILAMAPGWLATLVLIQVVSGG; this is encoded by the coding sequence GTGATACCCCTGCCTCGGGCATGGCTGCTCACAAGCGCGTTGCTGGTCGGCTGCGTGACCGGCCTGATCGCCGCCGTCGTCACGACCGTGCTGGTCAAAGCCCCGATTCGTCCCGACCTGGTGGTGGCGCTGGTCATCGGTGTACCGGGCGCGATCGGGATGCTGACCATCCTGTTGTCCGGCCGGCGCTGGCTTACGACGGTGGGTGCGTTCATCCTGGCGATGGCCCCGGGTTGGCTCGCGACGCTCGTCCTCATTCAGGTGGTGTCCGGTGGCTGA
- a CDS encoding polyphosphate kinase 2 family protein yields the protein MADLPSQWTHEPRKILRFRAGEKVANIDTDATPGYTGDKNGSTEVQTERNQRFAGLQEMLYANGKAGDSRSLLLVLQGMDTAGKGGIVTHVVGAGNPMGIHYTGFGVPTEEERAHHYLWRIRKALPAGGHVGVFDRSHYEDVLVVRVHELVPPEVWEPRYDEINAFEKELVDSGTTVVKCAMFVSLDEQKRRLSERLERPDKYWKYNPGDLDERKLWPAYQEAYQAVLDRTSTDYAPWHVIPCDKKWYSRLAITELLIEALKGMKLTWPPPDFDVEAEKKKLAGL from the coding sequence ATGGCCGACCTGCCCTCGCAGTGGACTCACGAACCGCGCAAGATCCTCCGGTTCCGCGCCGGCGAGAAGGTCGCCAATATCGATACCGACGCCACCCCCGGCTATACCGGCGATAAGAACGGCTCGACCGAAGTCCAGACCGAGCGCAACCAGCGCTTCGCGGGGCTGCAGGAGATGCTCTACGCCAACGGCAAGGCCGGCGACAGCCGGTCGTTGTTGCTGGTCCTACAGGGTATGGACACCGCGGGCAAGGGCGGTATCGTCACCCACGTCGTCGGTGCAGGCAACCCGATGGGCATCCATTACACCGGTTTCGGGGTGCCCACCGAAGAGGAGCGGGCGCACCACTATCTGTGGCGGATCCGCAAGGCGCTGCCCGCCGGCGGCCACGTCGGGGTCTTCGACCGCTCCCACTACGAGGACGTCCTGGTGGTCCGGGTCCACGAGCTGGTACCGCCCGAGGTCTGGGAGCCGCGCTACGACGAGATCAACGCCTTCGAGAAGGAACTGGTCGACTCCGGGACCACCGTGGTCAAGTGCGCCATGTTCGTCTCCCTCGACGAGCAGAAGCGCCGGCTTTCCGAGCGGCTCGAGCGCCCGGACAAGTACTGGAAGTACAACCCAGGCGATCTCGACGAACGCAAGCTCTGGCCCGCGTATCAGGAGGCGTACCAGGCCGTCCTGGACCGCACCTCAACCGATTACGCGCCCTGGCACGTCATCCCGTGCGACAAGAAGTGGTACAGCCGGCTGGCCATCACCGAACTGCTCATCGAGGCGCTCAAGGGTATGAAGCTCACCTGGCCGCCGCCGGACTTCGACGTCGAGGCGGAGAAGAAGAAGCTGGCCGGCCTCTGA
- the ramB gene encoding acetate metabolism transcriptional regulator RamB, whose amino-acid sequence MSKTFVGHRVRQLRSERGFSQAALAQMLEISPSYLNQIEHDVRPLTVAVLLRITEVFGVDATFFASQDDTRLIAELREVVLDKDVDVEIDPAEVAEVVNTHPAMAKALVNLHRRYRIATTQLAAATEGRFNLNAGGSGSGAISMPHEEVRDYFYQRQNYLHELDTAAEDLTVRMRLHRGDLAGDIGQRLAQVHGVRLVRRVDLGDTVLHRYDPETKTLEMSAHLSGGQQVFKMAAELAYLEFGDLIDTMVEAAAFTSDESRRLARLGMANYFAAATVLPYGQFHNVSENFRYDIERLSAFYQVSYETICHRLSTLQRPSMRGVPFSFVRVDKAGNMSKRQSATGFHFSSSGGTCPLWNVYETFANPGKILVQIAQMPDGRNYMWVARTIERRASRYGQPGKTFAIGLGCEVRHATRLVYSRGLDLSSDSATPIGAGCRVCERDNCAQRAFPALGKALDLDEHRSTVSPYLVKES is encoded by the coding sequence GTGTCCAAGACGTTCGTCGGCCATCGCGTACGTCAGCTGCGCAGCGAACGCGGCTTCAGCCAGGCTGCGCTGGCCCAGATGCTGGAGATCTCACCGAGCTACCTCAACCAGATCGAGCACGACGTGCGGCCGCTCACCGTCGCGGTGCTGCTGCGGATCACCGAGGTGTTCGGTGTGGACGCCACCTTCTTCGCCTCGCAGGACGACACCCGGCTGATCGCCGAGCTCCGCGAAGTCGTGCTCGACAAGGATGTGGACGTCGAGATCGACCCGGCCGAGGTCGCCGAGGTGGTCAACACCCACCCCGCGATGGCCAAGGCCCTGGTGAACCTGCACCGGCGCTACCGGATCGCCACGACGCAGTTGGCCGCGGCCACCGAGGGCCGGTTCAACCTCAACGCCGGGGGCAGCGGTTCGGGAGCCATCTCCATGCCGCACGAGGAAGTCCGGGACTACTTCTACCAACGCCAGAACTACCTGCACGAATTGGACACCGCCGCCGAGGACCTGACCGTGCGGATGCGCCTGCATCGCGGTGACCTCGCCGGCGACATCGGACAGCGGCTGGCGCAGGTGCACGGGGTGCGCCTGGTGCGACGGGTCGACCTCGGTGACACGGTGCTGCACCGCTACGACCCCGAGACCAAGACGCTGGAGATGAGCGCGCACCTGTCCGGCGGCCAGCAGGTGTTCAAGATGGCCGCCGAACTGGCCTACCTGGAGTTCGGCGACCTCATCGACACCATGGTGGAAGCGGCCGCGTTCACCAGCGACGAATCGCGCCGGCTGGCCCGGCTCGGCATGGCCAACTACTTCGCCGCGGCAACGGTGTTGCCGTACGGGCAGTTTCACAACGTGAGCGAGAACTTCCGCTACGACATCGAGCGCCTCTCGGCCTTCTATCAGGTCAGCTACGAGACGATCTGTCACCGGCTCTCCACGCTGCAGCGACCGTCGATGCGCGGCGTTCCCTTCTCGTTCGTCCGGGTGGACAAGGCGGGCAACATGTCGAAACGCCAGTCCGCCACCGGTTTTCACTTCTCGTCCTCGGGAGGTACCTGCCCGCTGTGGAACGTCTACGAAACGTTCGCCAACCCGGGCAAGATCCTGGTTCAGATCGCGCAGATGCCGGACGGGCGCAACTACATGTGGGTGGCGCGCACCATCGAGCGACGTGCGTCGCGCTACGGTCAGCCCGGCAAGACCTTCGCGATCGGGTTGGGTTGCGAGGTGCGCCATGCCACCCGGCTGGTGTACTCGCGAGGCCTGGATCTGTCGTCGGACAGCGCCACGCCCATCGGTGCCGGCTGCCGGGTGTGCGAACGGGACAACTGCGCCCAGCGCGCGTTCCCCGCTCTGGGCAAGGCGCTGGACCTCGACGAGCACCGCAGCACCGTATCCCCCTACCTGGTCAAGGAGTCCTGA
- a CDS encoding TetR/AcrR family transcriptional regulator, translating into MSDGVAKTDGRKRRWHQHKVERRTELVEGALEAVRRRGRDVSMDEIAAEIGVSKTVLYRYFVDKNDLTTAVMMRFAQTTLIPNMAGALSSNLDGFDLTREIIRVYVETVANEPEPYRFVMANSSASKNKVIADSEQIIARMLAVVLRRRMQRAGMETRGVEPWAYLIVGGVQLATHSWMSNPRMSSVELIDYLTMLCWNALCGIVEVGGSLEAFNADPHPSPVLPPALRRAP; encoded by the coding sequence ATGAGCGACGGGGTCGCCAAGACCGATGGTCGCAAGCGACGCTGGCACCAACACAAGGTGGAACGGCGCACCGAACTTGTCGAAGGTGCGCTCGAGGCCGTCCGCCGCCGGGGCCGTGACGTCAGCATGGACGAGATAGCTGCGGAAATTGGGGTCTCCAAGACCGTCCTCTACCGCTACTTCGTCGACAAGAACGACCTCACGACCGCGGTGATGATGCGCTTCGCGCAGACCACGCTGATCCCGAACATGGCCGGCGCGCTGTCGTCGAACCTCGACGGCTTCGACCTGACCCGCGAGATCATCCGGGTCTACGTCGAGACGGTGGCCAACGAGCCGGAGCCCTACCGATTCGTCATGGCAAACAGTTCGGCCAGCAAAAACAAGGTCATTGCCGATTCGGAGCAGATCATCGCGCGCATGCTGGCCGTGGTCCTGCGGCGCCGCATGCAACGGGCCGGGATGGAGACCCGCGGCGTCGAACCGTGGGCCTATCTGATCGTCGGCGGGGTCCAGCTGGCCACGCACTCGTGGATGTCCAACCCCCGGATGAGCAGCGTGGAATTGATCGACTACCTGACCATGCTGTGCTGGAACGCGCTGTGCGGAATCGTGGAGGTCGGTGGCTCACTGGAGGCGTTCAACGCCGATCCGCATCCCTCGCCGGTGCTGCCACCCGCATTGCGGCGGGCCCCCTAG
- a CDS encoding acyl-[acyl-carrier-protein] thioesterase, with amino-acid sequence MSTTENDTAGTGLAKVLMPVPDPHPDVFDREWPLRVGDIDRAGRLRLDAACRHIQDIGQDQLREMGHEETHPLWIVRRTMVDMIRPIEFQDMLRMRRWCSGTSNRWCEMRVRIDGRKGGLIESEAFWININRETQGPARIADDFLDGLKKTTDVTRLRWKGYLSPGSREDADEIRDFPIRVSDIDLFDHVNNSVYWKVVEEFLAPYPELFSSPLRVTIEHDAPVALGDKLEILSHVYPPGSTDKFGRELTDRTVRTLTYVVGDEVKALASIFQL; translated from the coding sequence ATGAGTACCACCGAGAACGACACGGCCGGAACCGGTCTGGCGAAGGTACTGATGCCGGTCCCCGATCCGCATCCAGACGTCTTCGATCGGGAATGGCCGTTGCGGGTCGGCGACATCGACCGGGCCGGCCGGCTTCGCCTGGACGCGGCGTGCCGTCATATCCAGGACATCGGCCAGGATCAGCTGCGCGAGATGGGTCATGAGGAGACCCACCCGCTGTGGATCGTCCGCCGCACCATGGTCGACATGATCCGACCGATCGAGTTCCAGGACATGCTGCGCATGCGGCGCTGGTGCTCGGGAACCTCGAACCGGTGGTGCGAGATGCGGGTGCGGATCGATGGCCGCAAGGGCGGGCTGATCGAATCCGAGGCCTTCTGGATCAACATCAACCGCGAGACCCAGGGTCCGGCTCGCATCGCCGATGACTTCCTGGACGGTCTGAAGAAGACCACCGACGTCACCCGGTTGCGCTGGAAGGGCTACCTGAGCCCTGGTTCCCGCGAGGACGCCGACGAGATCCGCGACTTCCCCATCCGGGTCAGCGATATCGACCTGTTCGACCACGTCAACAACTCGGTGTACTGGAAGGTCGTCGAGGAATTCCTCGCGCCGTATCCGGAGCTGTTCTCCTCGCCGCTGCGGGTGACCATCGAGCACGACGCCCCCGTCGCGCTGGGGGACAAGCTCGAGATCCTGTCGCACGTGTACCCGCCGGGTTCCACCGACAAGTTCGGTCGCGAACTCACCGACCGCACTGTTAGAACGCTCACATACGTCGTCGGCGACGAGGTCAAAGCGCTCGCCTCGATCTTCCAACTCTGA
- a CDS encoding 3-hydroxybutyryl-CoA dehydrogenase, giving the protein MSIQRVGVVGAGQMGSGIIEVAAKAGAHVVVFEPTDELLNAGRSRLTGSLERATSKGKLSEADRDATLARLTFTTDLTDMADRQLVIEAVVEDETVKAKIFAELDRIITDPDAVLASNTSSIPIMKIAAATKNPSRVIGLHFFNPVPVLPLVELINTLVTSEGTISRVEQFASEVLGKKVVRCADRSGFVVNALLVPYLLSAIRMVEAGVATVEDVDTAVVAGLSHPMGPLRLSDLIGLDTMKLIADSMYEELKDAHYAPPPLLLRMVEAGLLGKKSGQGFYSY; this is encoded by the coding sequence GTGAGCATTCAACGGGTAGGTGTGGTCGGTGCGGGCCAGATGGGCTCCGGGATCATCGAGGTGGCGGCCAAGGCAGGCGCACACGTCGTGGTCTTCGAACCGACCGACGAGCTGCTCAATGCCGGACGCAGCCGGCTCACCGGCTCCCTGGAGCGCGCGACCAGCAAGGGCAAGCTCTCCGAGGCCGATCGCGACGCCACCCTGGCCCGGCTGACGTTCACCACCGACCTCACCGATATGGCCGACCGACAGCTCGTCATCGAGGCGGTCGTCGAGGACGAGACGGTCAAGGCCAAGATCTTCGCCGAGCTCGACCGCATCATCACCGACCCCGACGCGGTGCTCGCATCCAACACCTCCAGCATCCCGATCATGAAGATCGCGGCGGCGACGAAGAACCCGAGCCGCGTCATCGGGCTGCACTTCTTCAACCCGGTGCCGGTGCTGCCGCTGGTCGAACTGATCAACACGCTGGTCACCTCCGAGGGCACGATCAGCCGGGTCGAGCAGTTTGCCAGCGAGGTGCTCGGCAAGAAGGTGGTGCGCTGCGCGGACCGCTCGGGCTTCGTGGTCAACGCCCTGCTGGTGCCCTACCTGCTTTCGGCGATCCGGATGGTCGAGGCGGGCGTGGCCACCGTAGAGGACGTCGACACCGCGGTCGTGGCCGGACTTTCACACCCGATGGGCCCGCTGCGGCTGTCGGACCTGATCGGCCTGGACACCATGAAGCTGATCGCCGACTCGATGTACGAGGAACTCAAGGATGCCCACTACGCGCCGCCGCCGCTGCTGCTGCGGATGGTCGAGGCGGGTCTACTGGGCAAGAAGTCGGGACAGGGTTTCTACAGCTACTGA
- the aceA gene encoding isocitrate lyase translates to MSNVGQPKTAEAIQKDWDTNPRWKGITRTYTPADVVALQGSVVEEATLARRGAEVLWNQLHDMEFVNALGALTGNMAVQQVRAGLKAIYLSGWQVAGDANLSGHTYPDQSLYPANSVPQVVRRINNALLRADEIAKVEGDTSVENWLAPIVADGEAGFGGALNVYELQKAMIAAGVAGSHWEDQLASEKKCGHLGGKVLIPTQQHIRTLTSARLAADVADVPTVVIARTDAEAATLITSDVDERDQPFITGERTAEGFYRVRNGIEPCIARAKAYAPYSDLIWMETGTPDLELAAKFAEGVKSEFPDQMLAYNCSPSFNWKQHLDDATIAKFQKELGAMGFKFQFITLAGFHALNYSMFDLAYGYARNQMSAYVELQEREFAAEERGYTATKHQREVGAGYFDRIATTVDPSSSTTALAGSTEEGQFH, encoded by the coding sequence ATGTCCAACGTTGGCCAGCCGAAGACCGCAGAAGCGATCCAGAAGGACTGGGATACCAATCCTCGCTGGAAGGGGATCACCCGCACCTACACCCCGGCCGACGTCGTCGCGCTGCAGGGCAGCGTCGTCGAGGAGGCCACCCTGGCCCGCCGCGGCGCGGAGGTGCTCTGGAACCAGCTGCACGACATGGAGTTCGTCAACGCCCTCGGTGCGCTGACCGGCAACATGGCCGTCCAGCAGGTCCGCGCCGGCCTGAAGGCCATCTACCTGTCCGGTTGGCAGGTCGCCGGTGACGCCAACCTGTCCGGCCACACCTACCCCGACCAGAGCCTCTACCCGGCCAACTCGGTGCCGCAGGTCGTGCGCCGCATCAACAACGCGCTGCTGCGCGCCGACGAGATCGCCAAGGTCGAAGGTGACACCTCGGTGGAGAACTGGCTGGCCCCGATCGTCGCCGACGGCGAAGCCGGCTTCGGTGGCGCCCTCAACGTCTACGAGCTGCAGAAGGCCATGATCGCCGCCGGTGTCGCCGGTTCGCACTGGGAAGACCAGCTGGCCTCGGAGAAGAAGTGCGGCCACCTCGGTGGCAAGGTGCTGATCCCGACCCAGCAGCACATCCGCACCCTGACCTCGGCACGCCTGGCGGCCGACGTCGCCGACGTCCCCACCGTGGTCATCGCCCGCACCGACGCCGAGGCCGCGACCCTGATCACCTCCGATGTCGACGAGCGCGACCAGCCGTTCATCACCGGTGAGCGCACCGCCGAGGGCTTCTACCGGGTGCGCAACGGCATCGAGCCCTGCATCGCCCGCGCCAAGGCCTACGCGCCGTACTCCGACCTGATCTGGATGGAGACCGGTACCCCGGACCTGGAGTTGGCAGCCAAGTTCGCCGAGGGAGTCAAGAGCGAGTTCCCGGACCAGATGCTGGCCTACAACTGCTCGCCGTCGTTCAACTGGAAGCAGCACCTCGACGACGCGACGATCGCGAAGTTCCAGAAGGAGCTCGGCGCGATGGGCTTCAAGTTCCAGTTCATCACCCTGGCCGGCTTCCACGCCCTGAACTACTCGATGTTCGATCTGGCCTACGGCTACGCCCGCAACCAGATGAGCGCCTACGTCGAACTGCAGGAGCGCGAGTTCGCCGCCGAGGAGCGCGGTTACACCGCCACCAAGCACCAGCGCGAGGTCGGCGCCGGTTACTTCGACCGGATCGCCACCACCGTGGACCCGAGCAGCTCGACCACCGCCCTGGCCGGTTCGACCGAAGAGGGCCAGTTCCACTGA